One genomic segment of Novosphingobium sp. RL4 includes these proteins:
- a CDS encoding MFS transporter, producing the protein MSQSSRPSTPHGPALAQIALGFGGLFIGTGEFAAMGLLPGMANTAQVSIPEAGHFISAYALGVVIGSPALAVVTARMEKRSLLMLLGLIVLAGNALSACASSFWGLAAARFAAGLPHGAYYGTASIVAAALVPREQRAQAIGRVMLGLAAANLIGVPLTTWLGQAFGWQSTFALVALGGLALVGLLRVALPHIPAQDGASPLGELSAFTSVQVWLTLATATIGFGGMFAVYSYISPTLTEATGIAEGSVPLFLALWGLGMCLGNVAGGWMADRALIPAIFAIMVWNAITLALFWFAVSSPLMTGASLFLIGIGFALVPALQSRLMEVAPKAQSLAAAMNHSAFNLSNAIGAWTGGVAIAAGLGWASTGPVGASLALGGLTMMCLSAALAARSSHRRAAPR; encoded by the coding sequence ATGAGCCAATCCTCCAGACCATCCACTCCTCATGGCCCTGCCCTCGCCCAGATCGCATTGGGCTTCGGAGGCCTTTTCATCGGCACCGGCGAATTTGCCGCGATGGGCCTGCTTCCCGGCATGGCCAACACCGCACAGGTCTCGATCCCCGAGGCCGGACACTTCATCAGTGCCTATGCGCTGGGCGTCGTCATAGGATCGCCCGCGCTGGCCGTGGTAACGGCCCGGATGGAGAAGCGGTCACTTTTGATGCTCCTCGGACTCATCGTCCTGGCCGGCAATGCCCTCAGCGCCTGTGCCTCCAGCTTCTGGGGGCTGGCCGCCGCGCGCTTCGCCGCGGGTCTGCCCCATGGCGCCTACTACGGCACCGCCTCGATCGTCGCAGCTGCGCTCGTCCCCAGGGAACAACGCGCTCAAGCCATCGGACGGGTCATGCTGGGGCTGGCAGCTGCGAACCTGATCGGCGTACCGCTCACGACCTGGCTGGGGCAGGCTTTTGGCTGGCAATCGACTTTCGCGCTCGTTGCGCTCGGTGGCCTGGCCCTCGTGGGTCTCCTCCGCGTGGCACTCCCCCACATCCCGGCACAGGATGGCGCCAGCCCGCTAGGTGAACTCTCGGCTTTCACGAGCGTGCAGGTCTGGCTGACGCTGGCGACGGCCACCATCGGATTTGGCGGCATGTTCGCAGTCTACAGCTATATCTCGCCCACGCTTACCGAAGCGACAGGCATCGCGGAGGGCAGTGTGCCACTGTTCCTCGCCCTCTGGGGTCTTGGCATGTGCCTGGGCAACGTCGCGGGTGGCTGGATGGCAGACCGCGCGCTGATCCCGGCCATCTTCGCGATCATGGTCTGGAATGCCATCACTCTCGCGCTTTTCTGGTTCGCGGTCTCCAGCCCGCTGATGACCGGGGCTTCGCTGTTCCTCATCGGGATCGGCTTCGCACTCGTCCCCGCGCTGCAATCGCGATTGATGGAAGTCGCCCCCAAGGCCCAGTCGCTCGCCGCCGCGATGAACCATTCCGCCTTCAACCTTTCCAACGCGATCGGGGCTTGGACGGGCGGCGTTGCCATTGCCGCAGGCCTTGGCTGGGCCTCTACCGGACCGGTCGGAGCCAGTCTCGCCCTTGGGGGGCTAACGATGATGTGCCTTTCCGCCGCTCTGGCCGCACGATCCTCCCACCGGCGTGCAGCGCCGCGATAA
- a CDS encoding IS3 family transposase (programmed frameshift) has protein sequence MARKHKPEEIIGKLREAEIVLAQGGTVADACRRIGVTEQSYYRWRKEYGGLKMDQARRMKELEKENARLRRAVSDLTLDKLILQEASPGKLLSPARRRRCIDHIRGMMPVSERRVCRVLGQHRSTQRKTPRGADDEAALTEDIIALARQYGRYGYRRVTALLRDAGWHVNRKRVERIWRREGLKVPQKQPKRGRLWLNDGSCIRLRPEYPGHVWSYDFVEGRTHDGRKFRILSIIDEASRECLALPIARRLRSEDVLAALAELFVIRGPPAHIRSDNGPEFIANAVQQWLAKIGLKTLYITPGSPWENGYCESFNGSMRDELLNGEIFYTLAEARILIEGWRRHYNTVRPHSSLGYRPPAPETATAPWLPSGSATLHLRPAMAPEAILH, from the exons ATGGCGAGGAAGCACAAGCCGGAAGAGATCATCGGCAAGCTGCGTGAAGCGGAGATCGTGCTGGCGCAGGGCGGAACGGTGGCGGATGCGTGTCGCCGGATCGGCGTCACCGAGCAGAGCTACTACCGCTGGCGCAAGGAGTATGGCGGCCTGAAGATGGACCAGGCTCGGCGCATGAAAGAGCTTGAGAAGGAAAACGCCCGGTTGCGGCGGGCGGTGTCAGATCTGACGCTGGACAAGTTGATCCTACAGGAGGCCTCGC CGGGGAAACTTCTGAGCCCCGCGCGCCGCAGGCGCTGTATCGATCATATCCGGGGCATGATGCCGGTGTCCGAGCGGCGGGTCTGCCGCGTGCTCGGGCAACATCGATCGACGCAGCGCAAAACGCCGCGTGGGGCGGATGACGAAGCAGCCCTGACCGAGGATATCATCGCGCTTGCCCGGCAGTATGGCCGCTATGGCTATCGCCGGGTGACGGCCTTGCTGCGTGATGCGGGTTGGCATGTGAACCGCAAACGGGTGGAGCGCATCTGGCGCCGTGAAGGGCTCAAGGTGCCGCAGAAGCAACCGAAGCGTGGAAGGCTCTGGCTGAACGACGGATCATGTATCCGCCTGCGGCCGGAATATCCGGGCCATGTGTGGTCTTACGACTTCGTCGAGGGACGCACACATGATGGCCGCAAGTTCCGCATCCTGTCGATCATCGACGAGGCCAGCCGCGAGTGCCTCGCCCTACCCATCGCGCGACGGCTGCGCAGCGAGGACGTGCTGGCGGCTCTCGCCGAGTTGTTCGTCATACGGGGGCCGCCGGCGCACATACGGTCAGACAATGGCCCTGAATTTATCGCCAATGCCGTGCAGCAATGGCTGGCGAAGATCGGCTTGAAGACGCTCTACATTACACCCGGCAGCCCATGGGAAAATGGCTACTGTGAGTCCTTCAACGGCTCGATGCGCGACGAGCTCTTGAACGGGGAGATCTTCTACACCCTGGCCGAAGCTCGGATCCTGATCGAGGGCTGGCGCAGACACTACAACACCGTCAGGCCTCATAGTTCGCTGGGGTATCGACCGCCGGCCCCGGAGACGGCAACGGCGCCATGGCTGCCCTCCGGTTCCGCTACGCTGCACCTACGGCCAGCCATGGCGCCGGAGGCAATCTTACACTAA
- a CDS encoding histone deacetylase — protein MLHVVHHPGYAVETERTGTFPHDKYALVMRALGGSGVAMTVHAPEVMPREWLEAVHDPAYVEEVIDCAVPAAKQRRIGFTIDERISRRSQLSPGGTWLAAKLALEHGYAGNSAGGSHHALVDTGAGYCVFNDLVLAANRLIEEGDVSRILILDLDVHQGDGTAALTAGRSDIFTLSIHAEKNFPTRKARSSLDIGLPDATGDAGYLDALSGSLPMVLDYFGPELILLQAGVDAHTDDKLGRLSLTDKGLADRDRFVATEAKRRGIPLASTLGGGYGTDREAVALRHARTILALFATISVRDAA, from the coding sequence ATGCTGCATGTTGTCCATCACCCTGGTTACGCTGTCGAAACCGAGCGCACGGGTACTTTCCCGCATGACAAGTATGCGCTGGTCATGCGGGCGCTGGGGGGAAGCGGAGTGGCAATGACGGTCCATGCGCCCGAAGTCATGCCGCGGGAATGGCTCGAGGCTGTCCACGACCCGGCTTATGTTGAGGAAGTCATCGATTGCGCGGTGCCAGCGGCCAAGCAGCGCCGGATTGGCTTTACGATCGACGAGCGGATTTCCCGGCGATCGCAGCTCTCCCCCGGTGGAACGTGGCTCGCGGCGAAGCTGGCGCTGGAGCACGGGTATGCTGGAAATTCCGCTGGCGGCAGTCACCATGCCCTGGTCGATACCGGCGCGGGCTATTGCGTGTTCAATGACTTGGTACTCGCCGCCAACCGGCTGATCGAGGAAGGTGACGTCTCGCGCATCCTGATCCTCGATCTCGATGTGCATCAGGGCGATGGCACTGCGGCCCTCACCGCAGGGCGCAGCGACATCTTCACGCTCTCCATTCATGCCGAGAAAAACTTCCCCACACGCAAGGCGCGCTCTTCACTCGATATCGGACTTCCCGATGCAACGGGCGATGCGGGCTATCTGGACGCGCTGTCGGGATCGCTGCCCATGGTCCTCGATTATTTCGGACCGGAACTGATCTTGCTGCAGGCCGGCGTCGATGCCCATACGGACGACAAGCTTGGGCGCCTGTCCTTGACGGACAAAGGCCTCGCGGACCGCGATCGCTTTGTGGCGACGGAGGCGAAGCGGCGCGGCATTCCTTTGGCGAGCACACTGGGCGGTGGTTACGGCACGGACCGCGAAGCCGTGGCCTTGCGGCACGCGCGCACGATCCTCGCCCTTTTCGCGACCATAAGTGTGCGTGATGCCGCGTGA